The uncultured Trichococcus sp. DNA window GTGCAATCACCGGCAAAATATTACGGAATACTTTCCCTACCAACAAGATACCAAAACTGGTCAGCATGACTGCCGCAACTTGCCACAGATCATCCAATAAATAGGCCGCAGCGATGCTCACGACGACATAAAGCATCTTCGTCAACGGATCCAAATGATGGATCGGCGAGTTGCGCGGTACATACAAAGTCATTGCATCCATTCAAATCAGCCCCTATAATTCTTCTATCGCGCCATCCTTCAGGAAAGTGTTCGTGAGTTTCTTCGGCAAGCCCCTGAAGATAAAGTAACTGATGAGAACCGTCACTAGTTTATCCGGCACGTCCACAACGATGCCATCCAGAAAAGAAGCCAGCCATTGCGGTTGCCCGTTCGAAATCAGCAACGCGTAGAGGGCATCCCCCCAGACATTCCCGGTCTGGCCGCCCCAAAAGACAATGTTCAAAGGCGTCGAGAGGGTGGCCGCAACCACACCGATGATCAAACCTGCCAACAACACGGTCTTGATGTCCTTGAACCAACCTTTAGCGGCAAACAGACCCGCCATCAAACCGATGACTGCGCTGGTGATTGCGTACACTGTCGAAGTCGGGTCGGCCGTCACGCCGTAGATGACGTTGTTGATGATCCCGGAAGCAGCACCTATTACAGGTCCCGCCAACATACCCGACAATACGGTTCCGATCGAGTCCAACCAAAGAGGCAGACGCAATACGCCTGCGATGTATTTGCCGAGATAATTGATCCCGATTGCGATCGGGATCAAGACGATGGAAGCCGTAGACAACTTGTAGTTCAGCTTGTTTTTTGTTTCTGCATTCATTTCATTCTCCTCCTTTTGCCTGATGCCATGCATGGAAAGCGGATAATGCCAGTTTGATCTGATTCTGTTCCCCCTGTTTGGTGGCCGCTTCTCCGGAAACGAATTGACTGACACCTTCCGCCATCCCTTCATCTTGACCAACGACGACATTCAGCAATGATGCGGTCTTCAATCCCCTCAGCGCCCCAACAACAAACAACGTGGCTGTTTCCATATCCGACCCGATGATGCCGTTGCCGCTCCAATAAGCAGTAAGTTGCGCTTCACGGGCGGTGTAGAAACTGTCATGGCTGCGGACAATCCCCAAACGATGAGGAATCCGCTCCCTTTCTGCGATTGACCGCAGCTGGATCAATAAATCCAGATCGGCAACAGCGGGATATGCGGAATCGACATAGGCCTTGCTGGCGCCATCATCCCGGACTGCTGCCGTTGCGATGATCACATCGCCCAAATGCACTGCCGGATGCAAGGATCCGCAGCTGCCGATGCGGATGATGCCTTCTATTCCGATTCTTGCCAATTCTTCGATGGCTATTGCTGTGGATGGCCCACCGATCCCGGAGGAAATGACCAGGACTTTTAGTCCCTGATAAGTCCCCAGAACACTCTTGTACTCACGGTTGAACGCCAAATCGACAGGGTCCTCCAACAGCAGTTTCGCTCTTTCAACGCGGGCTGGATCACCCGGCAACAGCGCATATTTCACATCCAGATCGGCTGATAATTGAATGTGCGCCTGCAGTGTTTGTTCCATTTCTCCACCGTCCTTTTCGCAATGATCGACTCCGGAATAGCCCGACAAAACTTCAAGATACTGATACCCATTATGAATTCAGTATAGCATAGAGCCCAACGTCTGGCATGGGATAACCCTTGATGGAAATGCGACTTTCCTGGCGCACAAAAAGAAGCAGTCTCTTTTTTAATTAGAGCTGCTTCTTGTGTTTTCTCTTAGTTGTTGCCCTTACTGAACGAGCAGTGCCGCAAGTGGAATCAAGCCGACCATCACGACACCGGAAACGACCATCGCCAAGCTGCTCATGGCTCCCTGCAGTTCGCTCACTTTCAACGATTCAGCCGTCCCCATGGCATGGGAAGCCGCACCCATGGCCAACCCTTTCGCTATCGGTTCTTCGATCCTGAAAATTCTGAAAATCAGGCCGGAAACCACCGTCCCGAAAATGCCGGCGAAGATGACCCCCGCCACTATGATGCCGGCGACCCCGCCGATCAGTTCGGTCGTATCCAGCGCGATGGCCATCGTGATCGAGCGCGCCAAGGTGGAAAGGGTCGTGATTTCGCTCATCTGAAGGATCAGAGCCAAGCCGATGATTGTGACCAGGCCGCTGATCATCCCCGCCACACAACTGATCAATACGACCCAGCTGTTCTCGCGCAAAATCTTGAATTGCCGATAGACCGGAACAGCCAGGCATATCGTGGCCGGTGTCAGGAGATCGGACAATATTTGCGCACTTTTTTGAAAATTTGTAACTTCGATGTCCAGCATAAGGATCAAACCTACGACCAGGATTGTCCCGATCAGCAAAGGATTCATGAAGGCATAAGGATATTTTTTGTTCAACTTCAAGCCGATCATGAAGGCTCCTAAGCTGATGAACAGCCCGAGATATTTTGTCGTTTCCAACAGATGATCAATCATTCCCGCCAGCCTCCTTTGCTTGCTTCCTTCTTATTAGACCCTGCGCCAAAAGCCCGGTCGTCGCCAAAATCACGATGGTGGAGGCGATGTTGACGGCTACCCAGCTGAAGAAGTTTTCGGCGATCTGCCCATAGGAGGTGATGAGTCCGGCACCGCTCACTACGAATAGAGCAGGCATGATGCCCAACAGCAGATTGGCGGCACTTTCCACTTGCTTGAGCTTCAACACTCCTGTCATCAGCAACAGGAACAGCAACGACATGCCGTAGATGCTGGCTGGAATGGCTAATGGGATGAAGATGGCCAGCAATTCGCTTACGGCCGAAATAGCGATGATTACAGTAAATTGTTTCAAATAGTGCATACTGAAGCGGCTCCTTCCTTGTCCAAAGTAATCCGAGACTCTATTGTTTAATCATATCAGCCCAAGCCGAATTGAAAAGATGCATTGTGACAAAAGCACAAATTAAGTTGTTCCAGTTGCCCAAAACCAAAAGGTACGGCCGGACCAGACTTACTTAGCGAGCATACTTTTTCACTTTCCAGTATACCGACTTCCGATCCAAATCGATATATGCCATAACCCAAAATCTTACTTTACATATCGAGTGAAACCCATTACATGATACATACGATGGCTTAATGAGGTATAATAAGCCGTACAGCAAATGACCACGAACAGAAAGAAGGCGAAAATGAATGAACTTAGAAAAATTGATCGAAAAGATTGAAGCATTCAAAGCAAACCATCCTGAAGGTACATTTGAATTCCTCGTGCAGCCGCAAAGGGATTTGGATGATCTTTATGCAGAACTGTTGATACTGGATGTAACAACGGATGCAGAGGGCAACGCTACAGCCCGCGATGAGGAAGCCTTGATTACGTTGGAAAACCCTTCAAATGATGAACTTGCTATGCTGGAAGGCATCGCCGAATCATTAAAACAGTATCTATAGAAAAAGAACTCCCCGAAGGTCCCGCAAAATGCCGGGCTCCTTCGGGGAGTTTCTTCATTTAAAAATCGGCTTCACCAAAGGACCAACAGGTTATTGGCTGCTGTTTCGGCCCGCCAAATCAGGCAGGCGTTTTTCTGTCGCCGCTTCATTTTTATACCGCTTATTTCCCGTGAGGAGCATTAGCGTCAGCAGCGAACCCATCAGACAGGAAGCAATCACAAGGTAGAATATATAGTCGTAATTCCGGAAAGCATCCAGCAGTAACCCTGAACTGCTTACTCCCAGAACAGCGCCTATTCCATAGGCGGTAAATACGATGCCATAGTTCTGGCTGTAGTGTTTGGGTCCATACATATTGTTGGTGGCGGTTGGCGCTATAGCCAACCAACCCCCAACGTTGAACCAAAATATGGCAAAGGCTACGGCAAACAAACCAATACTGCCATTTTTTGCCGACAGCATCAAGCCGGCTGCCGTGATGATTTGAGCGTAAGAAAGGAGCATGGCTGTCTTTGCCGATAGCCTGTCCGTCAACCACCCGAACACCGGACGTCCGATGCCGTTGAACACTGCAAATATCGATATGAACAGCACCACATCCTTTTGCGCCATCCCTATCAACTCAGTGCCGATGCTGCTTGTCAAACCTATCATCATCAGTCCGATCATCGTGCCGATAATGAAATTAAGGTATAACCCTTTGAAGTTTGCGGATTTCATCATTTCAGCACTCGTCACATCGCGCGCACCCGCACTCACTCCGGATGAACCCCCTCCTTCAGCACCCTCGCTTTCGGGATACTTGAAAGGCATCGAAAGCATAGGCAACAGCATTCCAAAAACGATTCCCAATACGAGGAATGTTCTCGCCACCCCGTATTGTTCAACCAACATTCGGGCCAACGGTGCCGTAACTAAAGGAGAAAGTCCAAACCCCAGCAGCACCAACCCGATCACAAGACCCTTTTTTTCCGGGAACCATCTGGTCACTACCGCTAACGGCGCTCCGTAAGCTATCCCGACCCCTGCGCCACTGATCACACCGTAGGTAACAGTCAACACTTGAATATTCGGGGCAAACGCCGATAAGATCCACCCAGCTGAAACCAGCAATGACCCCACCAAAATAGTTGCCCGCGGGCTCCATCCTTTGAAATAGCGCCCGGTCAAAAACATGAAAAGGGAATAAAACAGCAGCGCCGTCATGTATGGCAAGCCACTTTGAGCAGCCCCCACACTATACAACTCCTCCACCGGGAGACGAAAAACGCTCCATGAATAGACTGTGCCCAACATCATCATGATCACAAGTCCCAAAAATACGTATAGCCATTCACCCCTTAGCATCGGCTTCTTTTCTTTTGTTATTTTCTGTTGCATTCTCATCCCGCCTTCTTTCCATTTTAAATAAATTTAAAAACACTATTCCTCCACCGGCTTGCCACGCGCTACAAGGTTAAAACCTGCACAAAAAAGCCAATAACAAGCCCCCTGCGGAGTACTTATTATTGGCTTACGCGTCGACTGGCTGTTTGCCCTTCGTTGCATCTTCCATATTTACTTCATCAAACTTTCGATATCTTGATCTACAACTATTGCGATTATTTTTTCACCTGTTTTGGTGCTGACATCGGAATAGGTACTTACGATGCCTACGTCAATTACTGTTTTGATTGTTGCTTCAAGCTCTTCCCGAGCGTTCTCAAACAAAGCCGTCCGAGCATTTTTGATCAGCTGGATTCCCCCTGGGTTTCTGGCCAGATTTTTCTCAGATATACTCAAGAAACCTTTGAGTCTTATCAGGATCAAATCCTGAAAGATGACGGTCCGTATTTTTTCTGGACCCCTACCCATTTGTTCAACTTCAAACTTACTGATCGCTTCGCTCAATTTCGATTCGATTTGTCCTTTTGTCATTGAACTCCCAGTGTATGTCATGCGCTTCAACCCCTAAATCATATGAAAGTTGTGAAACGTTTCTTACAGCCAAAACTATAGCACACGGACATATCGTCGTCAACAAGTATCCCTTCCTCCTTATAAGGATAGGCACAACGACCGATACAGCGGATTTTAAAAGGTGTCTGCACCAAAAAAATCCCCTGAAGACCTATAGTGTCTCAAGGGAGTTTCTTTATCGCAGCAGCTTCCCGTTTCGAAGCTGCACTTATTCGGCTGCCACTGCTGCAGATACTGCGTCAACGGAGGCAAACGTTCCGATCGGCAGATGATCGTTCAAGAGTTCCGCTTCCGGATCCAACGCAGCCTTCTGCTTCACGCCGGTTGTCCAGTAAAGCACCAGAATCGCTACGGTCGCTACCAAACCTACCAAGTAAGTGGCGGTCTGCAGCCCCATCCGGAATCCGATCGGTTCGCTCAGGATATAGACGACGCAGGCATACAGCATGAAGGTCGCAGGCAATAAGGTGACCAAGTAATTTTTATTTTTCAGATACAGGTAACGCGTCGACATCAGTAAGGCGATGACGGCTGTGACTTGGTTCGCCCAGTTGAAGTATCTCCAGATCAGGTTGAAGTCCACTTTCGTCAGGAAGAAAGAGATGACAAACAGCGGAATCGTCAGCATCAGGATTTTTTTCATCGAATCCTGTTTGATGTTCATGTAATCAGCCAAAATCGTGCGCAGACTCCTGAAAGCGGAGAGGCCAGAAGAAATCGGCAGGACGATGACGCCCATGATGGCGACCGTGCCGAAGACATTGCCCAATAGCAGCGTCGAAACTTGGTTGACAACTGCGGATGGCGTACCGGCATCGATCATTTGGCTCAATGTTTGGCCATCGAACAAAGCCATGGAAGCTCCAGCCCAGAT harbors:
- a CDS encoding ECF transporter S component; the protein is MNAETKNKLNYKLSTASIVLIPIAIGINYLGKYIAGVLRLPLWLDSIGTVLSGMLAGPVIGAASGIINNVIYGVTADPTSTVYAITSAVIGLMAGLFAAKGWFKDIKTVLLAGLIIGVVAATLSTPLNIVFWGGQTGNVWGDALYALLISNGQPQWLASFLDGIVVDVPDKLVTVLISYFIFRGLPKKLTNTFLKDGAIEEL
- a CDS encoding nucleoside phosphorylase; its protein translation is MEQTLQAHIQLSADLDVKYALLPGDPARVERAKLLLEDPVDLAFNREYKSVLGTYQGLKVLVISSGIGGPSTAIAIEELARIGIEGIIRIGSCGSLHPAVHLGDVIIATAAVRDDGASKAYVDSAYPAVADLDLLIQLRSIAERERIPHRLGIVRSHDSFYTAREAQLTAYWSGNGIIGSDMETATLFVVGALRGLKTASLLNVVVGQDEGMAEGVSQFVSGEAATKQGEQNQIKLALSAFHAWHQAKGGE
- a CDS encoding LrgB family protein, whose translation is MIDHLLETTKYLGLFISLGAFMIGLKLNKKYPYAFMNPLLIGTILVVGLILMLDIEVTNFQKSAQILSDLLTPATICLAVPVYRQFKILRENSWVVLISCVAGMISGLVTIIGLALILQMSEITTLSTLARSITMAIALDTTELIGGVAGIIVAGVIFAGIFGTVVSGLIFRIFRIEEPIAKGLAMGAASHAMGTAESLKVSELQGAMSSLAMVVSGVVMVGLIPLAALLVQ
- a CDS encoding CidA/LrgA family protein, whose protein sequence is MHYLKQFTVIIAISAVSELLAIFIPLAIPASIYGMSLLFLLLMTGVLKLKQVESAANLLLGIMPALFVVSGAGLITSYGQIAENFFSWVAVNIASTIVILATTGLLAQGLIRRKQAKEAGGND
- a CDS encoding OFA family MFS transporter, translated to MQQKITKEKKPMLRGEWLYVFLGLVIMMMLGTVYSWSVFRLPVEELYSVGAAQSGLPYMTALLFYSLFMFLTGRYFKGWSPRATILVGSLLVSAGWILSAFAPNIQVLTVTYGVISGAGVGIAYGAPLAVVTRWFPEKKGLVIGLVLLGFGLSPLVTAPLARMLVEQYGVARTFLVLGIVFGMLLPMLSMPFKYPESEGAEGGGSSGVSAGARDVTSAEMMKSANFKGLYLNFIIGTMIGLMMIGLTSSIGTELIGMAQKDVVLFISIFAVFNGIGRPVFGWLTDRLSAKTAMLLSYAQIITAAGLMLSAKNGSIGLFAVAFAIFWFNVGGWLAIAPTATNNMYGPKHYSQNYGIVFTAYGIGAVLGVSSSGLLLDAFRNYDYIFYLVIASCLMGSLLTLMLLTGNKRYKNEAATEKRLPDLAGRNSSQ
- a CDS encoding DUF2294 domain-containing protein codes for the protein MTKGQIESKLSEAISKFEVEQMGRGPEKIRTVIFQDLILIRLKGFLSISEKNLARNPGGIQLIKNARTALFENAREELEATIKTVIDVGIVSTYSDVSTKTGEKIIAIVVDQDIESLMK